In the genome of Thermanaerothrix sp., the window AGGCGGACACCACGTCCACGATATCCAGTCTTTCCTTTATGAGGCGCACGTGGTCGTTCAAAGCCACACCCCCGGCAAACCAAGGATCCGCAGGGGGTTTCCCACCGCCCCTGCGGATCTTTTTACGCTGAAACGTCCCAAAGGGCCCAAAAGCCCCCTGGGAGAATCCCAGGGGGCCGCGCATTTCTCGCTCAACGGTTCAAGCTTAGAGGAAGAGGGGAGCCAAGACCAGGGCCACCACGGACATGAGCTTGATTAGTATGTTGAGGCTCGGACCGGCGGTATCCTTGAAGGGGTCTCCGACGGTGTCCCCCACCACCGCCGCGGCGTGGGCAGGGGTGCCCTTGCCGCCATGGTGCCCCTCTTCGATGTACTTCTTGGCGTTGTCCCAAGCGCCGCCGGCGTTGGACATGAAGATGGCCATCATGACGCCGGTGACTATGGATCCGCCAAGGAGCCCGCCAAGGGCCTGAACTCCCAGGAAGTAACCCACCAGCACCGGCACCGCCACCGCCATGAGGCCGGGCACCACCATCTCCCGAAGGGCTGCGGCGGTGGATATGTCCACGCACCTCTCGTACTGGGGCTCCGCGGTGCCCTCCATTATGCCCGGGATCTCCCGGAACTGGCGGCGCACCTCGTCTATCATCCTCTGAGCCGCCCGGCCCACCGCCTGGATGGAGAGGGCGCTGAAGATGAAGGGCAGAAGACCGCCGATGAAGAGCCCCACCATCACCTTGGGGTCCTTAAGGTCTATGGCGGAGAGCTTGACCGCCTGGCCATAGGTCACGAAGAGCGCCAGGGCGGTAAGGGCGGCGGAACCGATGGCAAGCCCCTTGCCTATGGCGGCGGTGGTGTTGCCCACGGCGTCCAGCTTGTCGGTGATGTTCCTTACTTCCTTGGGGAGCCCGCTCATCTCGGCGATTCCACCCGCGTTGTCGGCGATGGGGCCGTAGGCGTCCACCGACAGGGCCATGCCGGTTATGGCCAGCATGCCCACCGCGGAACAGGCGATCCCATAGAGTCCGCCGAACTTGACGCCCGCCAGGGTGGCGGCGCAGATGAAGACCACCGGCCATCCGGTGGACTTCATGCCCACTCCGATGCCCGCCAGCACGTTGGTGGCGTAGCCCGTGTTGGAGGCGTCAGCTATCTCCTGGACGGGCTTGTAGCTGGCGGAGGTGTATATCTCGGTCACGTAGCCGATGGCCACGCCGGCGGCCACGCCGGCCACCACCGCCCAGAAGAGGGTAAGATCCTGGAAGATCCAACGGGTGACGAAGAAGGTGCCTAGGATCATGAACACCCCGGTGGAGATAAGCCCCATCCGAAGGGCAAGCTGCGGATCTCCACCCTCCTTGACCCTCACGAAGAAGGTGCCGAGTATGGAGGCCACTATGCCAACCGCGGCGAGGAACAGCGGATAAGCCACCCCGGCGGTGCCGAAGACCATGGCCCCCACGGACATGGCGGCTATGATGGAGTTGACGTAGGACTCGAAGAGGTCGGCGCCCATGCCGGCGATGTCGCCCACGTTGTCACCCACGTTGTCCGCGATGACCGCCGGGTTCCTGGGGTCGTCCTCCGGTATGCCCGCCTCCACCTTGCCCACCAGGTCGGCGCCCACGTCGGCGGCCTTGGTGTAAATGCCGCCCCCCACCCTGGCGAACAGGGCTATGGAGCTGGCGCCGAATCCGAAGCTGGCTATCACGTTGGGGTCGCCAAAGAGCACGTACATGGCCACGATGCCGATCACGCCCACACCCACCACGGTCATGCCCATGACGCTGCCGCCCTGGAAGGCCAGCTTCAGGGCGGAGTTCATGCCCATGGTGGCGGCGAAGGCGGTCTTACCGTTGGACTTGGTGGCCACCTTCATGCCCGCGTAGCCCGTGGAGGCGCTGCATACGGCGCCTATCACGAAGCACACCGCGCTGGGCACCCCTATCTTGTAAGCCAAAAGGGCTCCAACCACCGCCACAAAGGGGATGAGCGCCTTGTACTCCCTGTAGAGAAACGCCATAGCGCCCCTCTGGATGATGCCGGAGAGGCGAACCACGTTCTCGTTTTCCACCTTGAAGGCGTTGATGCGCCCCGTGGCCACCAACGCGAACAGGATGGCCAGAACGCCGGTTCCGCCCACCACTCCTAACCACGAGTAACCCATGACCCAGACCTCCTCGAACAAAAAAGTGAAATAGAAACACTACCCCCCTCATGAGGGGGGTACCAAAGCCGACGTTGATTATATCCATCCTTAACCCCCAAGACAAGGGAGCCCCGGAATTGACAAATTCCGAAAAATCTATTAGGAATCCTCTCCCTCCCCTTCGTCCCATACATAGGCCCTGACCCATCCCCTCTTAAAACGAACCCCCTTGAGCTCTCTGACCATGCCCAGAAGCCCTCCACGGACGAAGTCCGCCACGAAGTCCTTCATGGGAACCTCCCCGGCGGGGGTGAAGACCCGGCTCCTTTTATGCCCCCTTCTTGCCATGTCAAGGAGCTTCTCACACAGCTCCTCGAGCTCCTCCTCTCCACCCCAGTAGGTGAAGAAGACTCCATCCACACCCTTAGGAGCGTCCTTGCCCACCCAAACCTTCGGGAACCGCAGGGACTTGCCCCCCTCCACCAAAACCAGGTCCTTGGTGGGGAAAAGGCGCATGGCAAGCTCCCCAACCTCCCATTGACCCACCATGTCAAACCTGGCTCCGTCGGGACCTAAAAGCACTGCGGATCCCACCGCCCCAAGGGCCTTGCCGGTATCGGTGGAAGCCGGCGAGAGGACCTCTTCGCTGGTCCTCTTTATAAAACCCACGTGACACCCCCTCTGGGTCAACATATCCAATATCTTGACGCAAAGGGTGGTCTTGCCGCTGTCCTTGAGTCCGCAGACACACACTATGGGCAACATCAAAACACCTCCGCAGCTTGGGTCACCTTCAAGAATGATACATCAACCGGGTTGATATCCAAAAATCCACAATGTTTCCGTCAAAATGATATAATTAACCACATGCTGTTAATTGAAAACGGGGGAGGTGGCGGATCTGAGCGGGGATATCTTCAAAGTGCCGGTGCAGGACCTCATAAGCTTCGGCGGCATCGTGGCCGAGGACGTCATGTCCGTGAGGGGTTCCGTCATCATCCCCAAGGGAACTAGGCTTGCCATGCTGGGGGACTCCATGCTGGTGCTGATGAGGCGGCTTCTGGACGAGGGCATCTGCTACATCCACGTCCGCCGGGAGGACCACGTGGAGCAGGACGCCCTGGACTCCTTCATAGACCAGGTGATGAGCTCCAACGTGATAATAGACCCGGAGGTGGCCAACAGGTCCATAACGGAGGTTAAGAGCCTGTTCGAGTCCATAAGAACCCAGCGGATAACCCCGGAGCTTATGGGCCCCATCTCAGAGGTGGCGAAGGAGCTGTTGGAGCAGATACTTACGAAGCCCAAGATATTGTTCTCCGTGGCCAAGGTGCGCCATTGGGACGAGTACACCTTCGTGCACTCCTTCAACACCGCCGCCATATCGGGCTTCCTTGCCCACCGGATGGCTTCGGAGTTCGCGGAGATCGCGGTGCTTGGGGGGCTTTTGCACGACCTTGGGAAGGCCCGGATACCCCTTGAGATCCTCAACAAGCCAGGCCCCTTGACGGAAGAGGAGTTCAACCTCATGAAAACCCATCCCCTCCTGGGGGAACAGCTGGCCAGGGAGCTTGGCATAGACAACCCCCACATCCTGGCGATAATAAGGAGCCACCACGAACGCTGGTCCGGCGCGGGCTACCCGGACGGCAAGCGCGGGGAGGACATAAACTTCCTGTCCCGCATCGTGGCGGTGGCGGACGCCTTCGACGCCATGACATCCGAGCGGAGCTACAAACAAGCGGTCCCATTCAGGGAGGCGGTGAACACCATCATCCTGGACGGGGGCACCCATTTCGACCCCAAGGTGAGCAGGCTCCTGCTCACCTCCTTCGGCATGTACCCCCCGGGATCGGTGGTGGAGCTGTCGGACAAGTCCATAGGGGTGGTGGTCTCGTCGGGGGGGGAAGACCTGCTGCGGCCGGTGGTCATGATCAAGGTAAACCCCGACGGTAGCCTCAACGAATCCCTGCACCTAATGGACCTTAAGCGGTCGGACCTTAGGATACGGCGGTACCTGGGATGGGAGGGGAAGAGGGCCCTGTAAGGGGCCCCCTATAGATCACGACCGGGCCTACTCCCACTCGATGGTGGCCGGCGGCTTGCCGGTTATGTCAAGGACCACCCGGTTTATACCACGCACCTCGTTGCATATGCGGCGGCTCACCCGGTCCAGGAGCTCGTAGGGAAGCCTCGCCCAGTCGGCGGTCATGCCGTCCTGGGACTCCACCGCCCTTATAACCGCGGTCTCCGCGTAGGTTCTCACATCCCCCATCACCCCCACGGACCTGACCGGCAGCAGCACGCAGAAACACTGCCAAAGGGAGTCGTACAGGCGGAAGTTGGAGATCTCCTCCTGCAGTATGTGATCCGCCTCCCTAAGCACGTCAAGCCGCTCCTTGGCTACCTCCCCAAGGCACCTAACCGCAAGGCCGGGTCCCGGGAAGGGATGCCGCTTGAGGAACCCGTCGGGGACCCCAAGTATGGCTCCTATCCTCCTCACCTCGTCCTTGAAGAGGTCCCTCAGGGGCTCCAGCACCTTGAGCTTCATGAAGTCCGGAAGCCCCCCCACGTTGTGGTGGGACTTTATCACCGCCGCCCCCTTGCCCTGGTGCCCGCTCTCGATCACGTCGGGATACAGAGTTCCCTGAAGAAGCCACTTGGCCCCCTCCACCAGGGCGGACTCCTCCTCGAAGACCCTAACGAACACCTCTCCTATTACCTTCCTCTTGGCCTCCGGCTCCTCCACCCCCTTGAGGGCCCCAAGGAAGCGGTCCGACGCGTCCACCATCTTCACGTTAAGATCCAGTTTGGCGTAGGTGTCCATCACCTGCCGGGCCTCGTCCTTTCGAAGAAGCCCGTTGTCCACGAATATGCAGCGGAGCCTATCCCCTATGGCCCTGGAGGTCAGCACCGCCGCCACCGTGGAGTCCACCCCGCCGGAAAGGCCGCAGATAACCCGGTCCTCCCCAACCTGCCGTCGGATGCTCTGGACCATCTGTTCCACCCAATCGGTGAGCACCCAGCTCCTCTCGCAGCGGCATACCTGGAACAGGAAGTTGGAAAGCGCCAGGGTGCCGTTCTCCGTGTGGGCCACCTCCGGATGGAACTGAAGGGCGGAAATCCTGCCCCCCTCCAGCTCAAAGGCCGCCACGGCGCCGGACTCGCTCCTGGCTAAGACCTTGGCGCCCGGCGGCACCTGCTCCACCTGGTCCCAGTGGCTCATCCAAACGGTGAACTCCTGTGGGAAGCCGCCGAGCAGCGTGCCCTGGCACTCCACCCGGACCTTGCAGCGGCCGTACTCCGCGCTTGGGGCCTTGACCACCTGCCCTCCCATCTGATGGGCCAGCATCTGCATGCCGTAGCATATGCCCAAAATGGGGATGCCCGACTTGAGGAGCCTTTCGGGAAGCTTTGGGGCTCCCTCTTCCACGCAGCTCCTAGGACCCCCGGAGACTATGA includes:
- a CDS encoding sodium-translocating pyrophosphatase, translating into MGYSWLGVVGGTGVLAILFALVATGRINAFKVENENVVRLSGIIQRGAMAFLYREYKALIPFVAVVGALLAYKIGVPSAVCFVIGAVCSASTGYAGMKVATKSNGKTAFAATMGMNSALKLAFQGGSVMGMTVVGVGVIGIVAMYVLFGDPNVIASFGFGASSIALFARVGGGIYTKAADVGADLVGKVEAGIPEDDPRNPAVIADNVGDNVGDIAGMGADLFESYVNSIIAAMSVGAMVFGTAGVAYPLFLAAVGIVASILGTFFVRVKEGGDPQLALRMGLISTGVFMILGTFFVTRWIFQDLTLFWAVVAGVAAGVAIGYVTEIYTSASYKPVQEIADASNTGYATNVLAGIGVGMKSTGWPVVFICAATLAGVKFGGLYGIACSAVGMLAITGMALSVDAYGPIADNAGGIAEMSGLPKEVRNITDKLDAVGNTTAAIGKGLAIGSAALTALALFVTYGQAVKLSAIDLKDPKVMVGLFIGGLLPFIFSALSIQAVGRAAQRMIDEVRRQFREIPGIMEGTAEPQYERCVDISTAAALREMVVPGLMAVAVPVLVGYFLGVQALGGLLGGSIVTGVMMAIFMSNAGGAWDNAKKYIEEGHHGGKGTPAHAAAVVGDTVGDPFKDTAGPSLNILIKLMSVVALVLAPLFL
- a CDS encoding molybdopterin-guanine dinucleotide biosynthesis protein MobB, yielding MLPIVCVCGLKDSGKTTLCVKILDMLTQRGCHVGFIKRTSEEVLSPASTDTGKALGAVGSAVLLGPDGARFDMVGQWEVGELAMRLFPTKDLVLVEGGKSLRFPKVWVGKDAPKGVDGVFFTYWGGEEELEELCEKLLDMARRGHKRSRVFTPAGEVPMKDFVADFVRGGLLGMVRELKGVRFKRGWVRAYVWDEGEGEDS
- a CDS encoding HD-GYP domain-containing protein codes for the protein MKTGEVADLSGDIFKVPVQDLISFGGIVAEDVMSVRGSVIIPKGTRLAMLGDSMLVLMRRLLDEGICYIHVRREDHVEQDALDSFIDQVMSSNVIIDPEVANRSITEVKSLFESIRTQRITPELMGPISEVAKELLEQILTKPKILFSVAKVRHWDEYTFVHSFNTAAISGFLAHRMASEFAEIAVLGGLLHDLGKARIPLEILNKPGPLTEEEFNLMKTHPLLGEQLARELGIDNPHILAIIRSHHERWSGAGYPDGKRGEDINFLSRIVAVADAFDAMTSERSYKQAVPFREAVNTIILDGGTHFDPKVSRLLLTSFGMYPPGSVVELSDKSIGVVVSSGGEDLLRPVVMIKVNPDGSLNESLHLMDLKRSDLRIRRYLGWEGKRAL
- the guaA gene encoding glutamine-hydrolyzing GMP synthase — translated: MEVKDMVVVLDCGSQYTQLIARRVRELEVYSEILPWDAEPEEILSRSPKGIIVSGGPRSCVEEGAPKLPERLLKSGIPILGICYGMQMLAHQMGGQVVKAPSAEYGRCKVRVECQGTLLGGFPQEFTVWMSHWDQVEQVPPGAKVLARSESGAVAAFELEGGRISALQFHPEVAHTENGTLALSNFLFQVCRCERSWVLTDWVEQMVQSIRRQVGEDRVICGLSGGVDSTVAAVLTSRAIGDRLRCIFVDNGLLRKDEARQVMDTYAKLDLNVKMVDASDRFLGALKGVEEPEAKRKVIGEVFVRVFEEESALVEGAKWLLQGTLYPDVIESGHQGKGAAVIKSHHNVGGLPDFMKLKVLEPLRDLFKDEVRRIGAILGVPDGFLKRHPFPGPGLAVRCLGEVAKERLDVLREADHILQEEISNFRLYDSLWQCFCVLLPVRSVGVMGDVRTYAETAVIRAVESQDGMTADWARLPYELLDRVSRRICNEVRGINRVVLDITGKPPATIEWE